The following are encoded together in the Chaetodon trifascialis isolate fChaTrf1 chromosome 3, fChaTrf1.hap1, whole genome shotgun sequence genome:
- the LOC139328762 gene encoding somatomedin-B and thrombospondin type-1 domain-containing protein codes for MTVWRSCSSVALVCLGVSLFLVDPCQSGCREMDLCCPGRDPSCISRGWRSDRSYGTCYCDQACVSTLDCCHDYETACPAVSCVVSEWAQWSGCAESCRATFRRRSRTILQEPLNAGKLCPHLEEQAGCAEYWSQQGHCPNSLVPALIITGGYGNARKKRDIPDSNDIIGYCVQFQLTSLTKGCQQSTGPHTQWMQYLREGHRVCVECQPPALAAGQTHCTGDGEQNQQDRRQSLQWQAVGNPRCRGVWRRVGRLEACSCPTAHSFLFI; via the exons ATGACAgtctggaggagctgcagctctgtggcttTGGTTTGTCTCGGAGTGTCTTTATTCCTGGTGGATCCCTGTCAGTCGGGCTGTCGGGAAATGGATCTGTGCTGCCCCGGCCGGGATCCGTCATGCATCAGCAGGGGGTGGAGGTCGGACCGGTCCTATGGCACCTGCTACTGCGACCAGGCCTGCGTGTCCACCCTGGACTGCTGCCACGATTATGAGACAGCCTGTCCAG CGGTGTCCTGTGTGGTGAGCGAGTGGGCCCAGTGGTCAGGCTGTGCCGAGTCCTGCAGGGCCACGTTCCGCAGGCGCAGCAGGACCATCCTGCAGGAGCCGCTCAATGCTGGCAAACTCTGTCCCCATCTGGAGGAGCAAGCCGGCTGTGCAGAGTACTGGTCTCAGCAAGGGCACTGTCCGAACTCACTTG TTCCAGCGCTTATTATCACTGGTGGCTATGGCAACGCCAGGAAGAAAAGAGACATCCCTGACAGCAACGACATTATAGG GTATTGTGTCCAGTTTCAGTTGACCTCTCTGACAAAAGGGTGCCAGCAGAGCACGGGCCCACACACCCAGTGGATGCAGTACCTGAGGGAGGGGCACCGCGTGTGTGTCGAGTGCCAGCCGCCTGCTCTCGCTGCTGGACAGACACACTGCACCGGAGACGGAGAGCAAAACCAACAGGACAG aaGACAGTCTCTCCAGTGGCAGGCGGTGGGAAACCCTCGATGCAGGGGTGTGTGGAGGCGTGTTGGGAGGCTGGAGGCCTGCTCCTGCCCAACAGCTCACAGCTTCCTCTTCATCTAA